One Epinephelus lanceolatus isolate andai-2023 chromosome 17, ASM4190304v1, whole genome shotgun sequence genomic window carries:
- the tmem72 gene encoding transmembrane protein 72: MGNSESVWWIVVECACRILGVSTATVLCAVGAETLQQGEFNSLGIYLVVSSIGIMMFELAYFLDMLLIMCLPCPPDWQLFVLWGKMARIGGFHKFLYYSIMSVVCFLHPVLVWHAVIPGIMLLVTAVFNFILSKKTKIKSPKRPQESHSDQGPTTVCVTEGTASNSTASFFHMTMGRRGGGLALTSRDHCLGPGERGESVQAMLELEQTTAPKGTDRERRRWKERRLISLRNREEPVEREMEEMEGYSEPEPDTTSDTAPMITD, translated from the exons ATGGGGAACTCAGAGAGTGTTTGGTGGATTGTGGTGGAGTGCGCCTGTAGGATCCTtggtgtttccacagcaacag tgctgtgtgcTGTGGGAGCGGAGACCCTACAACAGGGAGAATTCAACAGCCTCGGCATCTACCTGGT GGTTTCATCTATTGGCATCATGATGTTTGAGCTGGCCTATTTCCTGGACATGCTTCTGATCATGTGTCTGCC CTGTCCTCCAGACTGgcagctgtttgtgttgtgGGGGAAGATGGCTCGCATCGGAGGCTTCCATAAGTTCCTCTATTACTCCATTATGTCAGTGGTCTGCTTCCTGCACCCTGTGTTGGTGTGGCATGCAGTTATCCCAG GGATCATGCTTCTGGTGACGGCCGTTTTCAACTTCATACTAAGCAAGAAAACAAAGATCAAATCGCCCAAAAGGCCGCAGGAGAGCCACAGCGACCAAGGCCCAACCACTGTCTGCGTGACAGAAGGGACAGCCTCAAACAGCACCGCCTCATTCTTCCACATGACAATGGGAAGGAGAGGTGGGGGACTGGCTCTAACATCCAGAGACCACTGCCTCGGCccgggagagaggggagagagcgTCCAGGCCATGCTGGAGCTGGAGCAGACAACAGCACCTAAAGGcacagacagggagaggaggaggtggaaagaGAGGAGACTGATAAGCTTGAGAAATAGGGAGGAGCctgtggagagagagatggaggagatggagggctACAGTGAGCCAGAGCCAGACACCACCTCAGACACTGCGCCTATGATTACTGACTGA
- the rassf4a gene encoding ras association domain-containing protein 4a, whose protein sequence is MGEHQTYVKLSEEKLIPKPDILSLLRTYNCYHEGKNFQLRTREEDGELILEGLLNIYWGLRRPIRLQMYDDNERFRLNRNDRSAVTKQLSAESNNNSLGRDTAPASGDIGAQEEEDSPQLLRTRSDASFMQVQRRSRTHTARDLQRLRTHRFSINGHFYNHKTSVFTPAYGSVTNVRVNSSMTTTQVLNLLLHKFRVENKSEEFVLYMVHESGERARLRDGEYPLVARVLYGPCEKISKILITEADLGEEVTHDVAQYIKFEIPVLDSFVEKLKEEEEREINKLTKKYSALKSMIQHQLEGRAHTSDRV, encoded by the exons ATGGGTGAGCATCAGACCTACGTGAAGCTCAGTGAAGAGAAACTTATCCCAAA GCCTGACATCTTATCTCTGTTGAGGACCTACAACTGCTACCACGAAGGGAAAAACTTCCAGCTGAGGACTCGTGAG GAGGATGGAGAGCTCATCCTCGAGGGGCTGCTGAACATCTACTGGGGTCTGCGCCGACCTATCAGACTGCAGATGTACGACGACAACGAAAGATTCCGTCTCAACCG AAACGATAGATCTGCTGTGACAAAGCAGCTCTCAGCGGAGTCTAATAATAACTCCCTGGGCAGAGACACCGCACCAGCTA GTGGTGACATAGGcgctcaggaggaggaggattctCCTCAGCTGCTGAGGACCAGGAGTGACGCCTCCTTCATGCAGGTTCAGAGGAGGTCAAGGACACACACTGCCAGAGATCTGCAGCGCTTGCGCACACACAGGTTCTCAATCAACGGACACTTCTACAACCATAAG ACGTCTGTATTTACTCCAGCGTATGGTTCAGTCACTAACGTGCGAGTCAACAGCTCCATGACGACCACACAGGTGCTCAACCTGCTGCTACACAAGTTTAGG gtGGAGAATAAATCTGAAGAGTTTGTTCTTTATATGGTACACGAGTCTGGTG AGAGGGCCCGACTGAGGGATGGTGAATACCCGCTGGTGGCTCGTGTGCTTTACGGACCTTGTGAGAAAATCTCTAAGATCTTGATCACGGAGGCCGACCTGGGAGAGGAAGTTACACATGAT GTTGCCCAGTACATAAAGTTTGAGATTCCTGTTTTAGACAGCTTCGTAGAGAaacttaaagaggaagaggaacgTGAAATAAACAAGCTGACCAAAAA
- the LOC117248453 gene encoding uncharacterized protein LOC117248453, whose protein sequence is MGIKRQHVAQGLSVNVHLVSSMKLYLHSACQLAFLSLCCILIAVRESDSTFVPGRCLCLGTQPGVRGQLKDLAVYPKSPSCDKVAVIVTLRSDNTPVCLNPDAPMGKQLIRCWKRAHKLSRDVRLCLKRRRRRGRGGQRQRSRQRSQGHNRRASSSNSQ, encoded by the exons ATGGGTATAAAACGGCAACATGTGGCTCAGGGGCTCAGTGTCAACGTTCACCTcgtctccagtatgaagctttATCTTCACTCAGCCTGTCAGCTCGCCTTCCTGAGCCTCTGCTGCATACTGATCGCAG TGAGAGAGTCAGACAGCACGTTTGTCCCGGGAAGATGTTTGTGTCTGGGCACACAACCAGGTGTCAGGGGGCAACTGAAAGACCTCGCAGTCTACCCAAAGAGCCCCAGCTGTGACAAAGTCGCAGTGAT agTGACACTAAGGAGTGACAATACTCCAGTGTGTCTGAATCCAGATGCACCCATGGGCAAACAGCTGATTCGCTGCTGGAAGAG AGCTCACAAGTTGAGTCGTGATGTGAGGCTGTgcctgaagaggaggaggaggaggggcagAGGAGGTCAGCGCCAGCGCTCTCGACAGAGGAGCCAGGGGCACAACAGGAGAGCTTCATCCTCTAACTCCCAATAG
- the LOC144458341 gene encoding uncharacterized protein LOC144458341, which produces MSTQQVKHQSMKRRRLLPSLPLLPTITETLEDLPVHPSSSQSTQSSPSLEDYMSSIQALACPAETPSCGPVRLQRSPRLRQFSKAQMKLSASASLPRGSPRTLRTSRHYSLGLNSTEDFSLKMSREKDCRGKDPVDWLFGQIRT; this is translated from the exons ATGTCAACACAACAAGTCAAGCACCAAAG CATGAAACGCAGGCGGCTGTTGCCTTCCCTGCCTCTCTTGCCGACCATCACTGAGACACTCGAGGACTTGCCTGTCCACCCCTCATCCTCCCAGTCTACCCAGAGCTCCCCGTCTCTGGAGGACTACATGAGCAGTATCCAGGCTCTTGCTTGCCCTGCTGAGACCCCGAGCTGTGGCCCCGTCCGACTCCAGAGGTCCCCCAGGCTGCGGCAGTTCTCAAAGGCTCAGATGAAGCTCTCTGCGTCAGCCTCACTTCCTCGTGGCTCTCCCCGCACACTAAGGACTTCCAGACATTACAGTCTGGGTCTAAACAGCACAGAGGATTTTTCTCTCAAgatgagcagagaaaaagactGCAGGGGCAAAGACCCCGTGGACTGGCTGTTTGGACAGATACGGACTTAA